One Thermodesulfobacteriota bacterium DNA window includes the following coding sequences:
- the dapF gene encoding diaminopimelate epimerase, with the protein MKGLKFYKMTACGNDFIIIDNRESVIEKNFENVTEFVKNICRRNLSVGADGVILVEKSNVADFGWRFFNSDGSEAEMCGNGGRCVARFAYEMGIASNVMRFETKSGIIRAEVSGKRVKIELTEPHSLKLDYEISLNDREIFISSVNTGVPHVVLVYENIESAPVSELGREIRFHSAFSPGGTNVNFVKVLNSGEIMVRTYERGVEGETYACGTGAVASAVVLNKKDMVGDEVNVITRGGEILKVYLRDGVFLEGEVRFVFEGRLHQEALN; encoded by the coding sequence ATGAAGGGCCTTAAGTTTTACAAAATGACCGCCTGCGGCAACGATTTTATAATCATCGACAATAGAGAGTCCGTCATCGAAAAGAACTTCGAAAACGTCACAGAATTTGTAAAAAACATTTGCAGAAGGAATCTCTCTGTGGGTGCAGATGGTGTAATTCTCGTTGAGAAGTCGAATGTAGCCGATTTTGGTTGGAGATTTTTTAATTCAGACGGGTCGGAGGCAGAGATGTGCGGTAATGGGGGTAGATGTGTAGCCCGCTTCGCCTATGAGATGGGGATAGCTTCCAACGTTATGAGGTTTGAGACAAAGTCTGGAATCATAAGAGCAGAAGTCAGTGGAAAAAGAGTAAAGATTGAGCTCACAGAGCCACATTCATTAAAACTCGACTATGAGATAAGCCTAAATGACAGAGAGATATTCATAAGCAGTGTGAATACGGGAGTACCCCATGTTGTTCTGGTTTATGAGAATATTGAGTCTGCCCCCGTGTCCGAACTTGGAAGAGAAATCCGTTTCCATTCTGCTTTTAGCCCCGGTGGGACGAATGTGAACTTTGTAAAAGTTTTAAATAGCGGTGAAATTATGGTGAGAACTTATGAAAGGGGGGTGGAAGGGGAAACTTACGCATGCGGGACAGGTGCTGTTGCTTCGGCTGTGGTACTGAATAAAAAGGATATGGTGGGAGATGAGGTGAACGTGATAACAAGGGGCGGTGAGATCCTCAAGGTTTACTTAAGAGATGGGGTTTTCCTAGAAGGGGAGGTTAGATTTGTATTCGAAGGTAGACTCCATCAAGAAGCATTAAATTAA
- the lysA gene encoding diaminopimelate decarboxylase produces the protein MHYFEYKNGELYCEEVPLKEIERAFGTPVYIYSAKTLKRHFHVFDSAFLGIPHIVCYSLKANSNLAILTLLGKLGSGADVVSGGELAKALKAGIPPKKIVFSGVGKTKEELEQAVKKRILLINVESESELERLIEISERLKTEVNVALRVNPDIDPKTHPYITTGLKKNKFGISLSQARRLYLATKKSRYLVPCGISSHIGSQILELGPFLEALRSLLGLAEDLKMDGIDIKFLDIGGGLGITYKDELPPHPTEYGEKIKELLSGKDYTLILEPGRVIVGNSGILLTRIIYIKRTEEKVFYIVDAAMNDLIRPTLYNAYHEILPVTGAERDKVKVDIVGPVCESGDFFAQERLISEQFEGSLLAIMSAGAYGFSMSSNYNLRKRPAEVMVSGSEFYLIRKRETIKDLMRNEIVPEPLKEGRI, from the coding sequence ATGCATTATTTCGAGTATAAAAATGGTGAGCTTTACTGTGAGGAAGTGCCTTTAAAAGAAATCGAACGTGCCTTCGGAACACCCGTTTACATATATAGTGCGAAGACCTTAAAAAGGCATTTTCACGTATTCGATTCAGCTTTCTTGGGTATTCCGCACATTGTCTGCTATTCTCTTAAGGCGAATTCTAACCTTGCAATCCTTACTCTTTTAGGCAAACTTGGAAGCGGAGCTGATGTTGTCTCTGGAGGGGAACTCGCAAAAGCCCTAAAGGCCGGCATTCCGCCAAAAAAAATCGTGTTTTCTGGGGTCGGTAAGACCAAAGAAGAGCTTGAACAGGCGGTAAAAAAGAGGATTCTCCTTATAAATGTGGAGTCGGAAAGCGAACTTGAAAGACTTATAGAGATCTCTGAACGCCTAAAGACTGAAGTGAATGTGGCCCTAAGGGTCAATCCAGACATAGATCCTAAGACCCACCCATACATAACCACAGGTTTGAAAAAGAACAAGTTTGGAATTTCCCTATCTCAGGCTCGCAGACTCTATCTGGCGACGAAGAAGAGTAGATATCTTGTCCCTTGCGGTATCTCATCCCATATAGGTTCCCAAATCCTGGAACTTGGACCGTTCCTTGAGGCCTTAAGGTCGCTTCTTGGCCTCGCGGAGGACCTGAAGATGGATGGCATCGATATAAAGTTCTTGGACATAGGGGGTGGACTGGGTATCACGTATAAAGATGAGCTTCCTCCCCATCCAACGGAGTATGGAGAGAAAATAAAAGAGCTTCTTTCCGGTAAAGATTATACCCTCATACTTGAGCCTGGCCGGGTAATAGTGGGCAATAGCGGAATCCTTTTAACCCGGATAATCTATATCAAAAGGACTGAAGAAAAGGTATTTTACATAGTCGATGCGGCCATGAATGACCTTATAAGACCTACTCTTTATAACGCGTACCATGAGATTTTACCCGTAACTGGCGCTGAAAGAGACAAAGTAAAAGTAGACATTGTGGGCCCCGTATGCGAGTCAGGGGATTTCTTTGCCCAAGAAAGACTGATTTCTGAGCAATTTGAGGGAAGCCTTTTGGCCATTATGAGCGCTGGCGCGTACGGTTTTTCCATGTCATCCAACTACAACTTGAGAAAGAGGCCAGCTGAGGTGATGGTAAGTGGAAGCGAATTCTATCTGATAAGGAAAAGGGAGACGATCAAGGATCTTATGCGGAACGAAATAGTGCCAGAACCTCTAAAAGAGGGAAGGATATGA
- the argH gene encoding argininosuccinate lyase, giving the protein MKPWGGRFLEPTDPQIEDFTASIEIDKRLFAYDIMGSIAYAEMLERIGILSEAERKKIVKALEEIKEEIETGRFKFSNELEDIHMHVERRLVEKIGETGNKLHTGRSRNEQISLDVRMFLKDELREIECELVRLMGSILEKAEKYKDLSMPGYTHMRKAQIVPFGHYMLSFYYMFKRDRERIKLAISQADAMPLGTGALAGSTIPIDREYLRERLGFSRLTENSMDTASDRDFVLDATYALSVLMVHLSRLSEDLIIFSTEEFSFFRLPDRLLTGSSLMPHKKNPDALELIRGRTARVISDLFSLLVLLKALPSTYNRDLQEDKEPLFHALSVAKSSISIMRLCIEGLEINREGIENALKTGYIEATELAEYLVLKGLPFREAHRLVGTIIKECDRRKISLKDLQINELKSFSSLFDEDVYEFMDPLMIVKKRMTYGGASYDGVVKQIEEERVYLSS; this is encoded by the coding sequence ATGAAGCCCTGGGGTGGTAGATTTTTGGAACCCACGGATCCCCAAATAGAGGACTTTACCGCCTCCATAGAGATTGACAAAAGGCTCTTTGCTTATGACATAATGGGCAGTATAGCTTACGCAGAGATGTTGGAAAGGATTGGAATTCTTTCGGAGGCGGAGAGAAAAAAGATAGTCAAAGCCCTAGAGGAGATAAAAGAGGAGATAGAGACTGGAAGGTTTAAATTCTCGAATGAATTGGAAGATATACACATGCACGTAGAACGAAGGCTTGTCGAAAAGATAGGAGAGACTGGAAATAAACTCCACACGGGAAGGAGTAGAAACGAGCAGATATCGCTTGATGTAAGAATGTTCCTTAAGGATGAGCTAAGGGAGATTGAATGCGAGCTTGTTCGCCTTATGGGTTCCATACTTGAAAAAGCGGAAAAGTACAAGGACCTTTCTATGCCAGGATACACTCACATGAGAAAAGCTCAGATTGTTCCCTTTGGACACTACATGCTTTCCTTCTACTACATGTTCAAAAGGGATAGGGAAAGGATAAAACTCGCAATCTCCCAGGCTGATGCCATGCCTCTCGGTACAGGAGCACTTGCCGGTTCTACAATCCCCATAGATAGGGAGTATCTAAGAGAGAGGCTCGGTTTTTCTAGACTAACGGAAAACAGTATGGATACCGCCTCGGATCGAGATTTCGTGCTCGATGCCACATACGCGCTTTCCGTACTTATGGTACATCTTTCTAGATTGAGCGAAGATCTTATCATTTTTTCTACCGAAGAGTTTTCCTTCTTTAGACTTCCAGACAGGCTACTTACAGGGAGCAGTCTTATGCCCCATAAAAAGAACCCCGACGCTTTAGAACTTATAAGGGGAAGAACTGCCCGGGTGATAAGCGACCTTTTTAGCCTTCTGGTTCTGCTTAAAGCTCTTCCTTCCACATATAATAGGGATTTGCAGGAGGACAAAGAGCCACTTTTTCATGCCTTATCCGTTGCAAAATCTTCGATTTCTATAATGAGACTGTGCATAGAGGGATTGGAGATAAATAGAGAAGGGATAGAAAATGCTTTAAAGACCGGTTACATAGAGGCAACAGAGCTGGCTGAGTATCTTGTACTGAAAGGTTTGCCTTTCCGCGAGGCCCACAGACTCGTGGGGACCATTATAAAGGAATGCGACAGAAGAAAGATCAGCCTAAAGGATCTCCAGATAAATGAACTGAAGTCATTTTCGTCTCTATTCGATGAAGATGTTTACGAATTTATGGACCCCCTCATGATAGTAAAAAAGAGAATGACCTATGGTGGTGCTTCGTACGACGGGGTGGTGAAACAGATTGAGGAAGAAAGGGTTTATCTTAGTTCTTAG
- a CDS encoding YggS family pyridoxal phosphate-dependent enzyme, giving the protein MTDVRESLKIVRHKIEKACVKSKRDPKTVKLIGVTKGIDVNRILLAIEEGLTDIGENYVQEAKKKAEMLKNWNVTWHMIGHIQTNKVKFIPDIFSYVHSVDRVKVLELLNSFGKPLKVLFQVNLSGEETKFGARTEDELFELVKRAKEMENIEPIGLMTMPPYFEDPEMARPYFRRLKEILQRTNERFGLEMKELSMGMSNDFEVAIEEGATMVRIGTAIFGERR; this is encoded by the coding sequence GTGACAGACGTACGAGAATCACTCAAAATCGTCCGGCATAAAATAGAAAAAGCTTGTGTAAAGTCTAAAAGGGACCCTAAAACTGTAAAACTGATTGGTGTAACAAAAGGTATAGATGTGAATAGAATTCTTCTTGCCATTGAAGAGGGGCTTACCGATATTGGCGAAAATTACGTTCAGGAGGCGAAAAAAAAGGCTGAAATGCTCAAAAATTGGAATGTCACCTGGCATATGATTGGACATATTCAGACAAACAAGGTGAAATTCATTCCGGATATCTTTTCGTACGTTCATTCTGTAGACAGAGTAAAGGTTCTCGAGTTGCTAAATTCTTTTGGAAAACCGCTTAAAGTTCTATTTCAGGTAAACCTATCTGGGGAGGAGACAAAATTTGGAGCGAGAACTGAGGATGAGCTTTTTGAACTCGTAAAGAGGGCCAAAGAGATGGAAAACATAGAACCGATTGGGCTTATGACGATGCCACCCTATTTTGAAGATCCAGAGATGGCAAGGCCGTACTTTAGAAGACTCAAGGAGATTCTGCAAAGGACAAATGAAAGATTTGGCCTTGAAATGAAGGAGCTTTCTATGGGCATGTCCAATGATTTTGAAGTGGCAATAGAAGAAGGGGCAACCATGGTAAGAATAGGGACCGCGATCTTTGGAGAGAGAAGATGA
- a CDS encoding Maf family protein, protein MFHLNNGHSIILASESTRRVDLLRTLGIPFSIIPPSINEERKKGETPKDYVRRISMEKAMTIAKFFPDKWVIGADTVVVHKNRLIGKPENEEDAYRTLKMLKGKWHKVITGFSIVNIEKNVYHTDSVETKVFLKDLSDEEIVRYIKTCEPFGKAGSYAIQGKGGFMVKEIRGSYANVVGLPICELVEALQSLGIVS, encoded by the coding sequence ATGTTTCATCTCAATAACGGACATTCTATAATCCTTGCAAGTGAGTCCACAAGGCGAGTTGACCTTCTGCGCACGCTCGGAATTCCTTTTTCCATTATTCCGCCTTCGATAAACGAGGAGAGGAAAAAGGGAGAGACTCCTAAAGATTACGTCCGCCGCATATCTATGGAAAAGGCGATGACAATAGCCAAATTCTTTCCGGACAAATGGGTCATAGGAGCAGACACAGTAGTTGTCCATAAAAACAGGCTAATTGGAAAGCCTGAAAATGAGGAAGATGCGTATAGAACGTTAAAGATGCTTAAGGGTAAATGGCACAAGGTGATAACGGGGTTTAGTATAGTAAATATCGAAAAAAACGTTTATCATACAGATTCTGTCGAAACGAAGGTTTTTTTGAAGGATCTTTCCGATGAGGAGATTGTAAGGTACATAAAGACCTGCGAGCCATTTGGGAAGGCGGGTTCCTACGCCATACAAGGCAAAGGCGGGTTCATGGTGAAAGAGATAAGGGGTTCTTATGCAAATGTGGTTGGCCTGCCTATCTGCGAACTCGTTGAGGCGCTCCAGAGTTTAGGCATCGTTTCGTGA
- a CDS encoding divalent-cation tolerance protein CutA — MKHGSVKLYEIPNKFNTKFTKGGVMVIQVLTTGDKRDALEAIAKNLLEEKLIACAQIVGPIKSMYWWKGEIAEDEEYLCIMKTKDELFHLVEEKIRKLHPYEVPEIVAVRADFVSKNYESWLTNEVIGSIG; from the coding sequence ATGAAACATGGATCTGTTAAATTATATGAAATCCCAAATAAATTCAACACAAAATTCACTAAAGGAGGCGTTATGGTCATACAAGTCCTAACTACTGGAGACAAAAGAGACGCTCTTGAAGCCATAGCAAAGAACCTTTTAGAAGAAAAACTCATAGCCTGTGCGCAGATTGTGGGACCAATAAAGAGCATGTACTGGTGGAAAGGAGAAATTGCAGAGGACGAGGAGTATCTCTGTATTATGAAGACAAAGGATGAACTTTTTCATCTTGTTGAGGAAAAAATCCGGAAGTTACATCCATATGAAGTTCCTGAGATAGTGGCCGTGAGAGCTGATTTTGTTTCAAAGAATTATGAAAGCTGGCTTACAAATGAAGTCATTGGATCTATTGGTTGA
- a CDS encoding benzoate-CoA ligase family protein, giving the protein MIHGEEREFFNAADYFIDRNIRQGRGHKIAIYTENRNYTYNDVQKMVNKTGNAFRELGVRIDDRIAMLILDSPVFYAVFFGAIKIGAVPIPLNTMLTPDDYEYYLNDSRSKVLVVSEELYPLIKQIKGDLPYLRDLIIVSETEGAHVPFKQKYKHAPSELKPEFTTKDDVGFWLYSSGSTGSPKGAIHSQYDMVVTSKCYAQGVLQLTENDICLSASRLFFAYGLGGGMYFPLSVGASAVLSPKRPTPEHIFSLLRRFRPTVFFGIPTLYAQMLDYKEKEDRILGRKPDPNSDHEFSSCRICVSSGEALPPDIFFRWKERFGLEILDGIGSTEVLHIFCSNRPGEIKPGSAGKPVPGYELKIVDEEGREVPPGEIGTLLVKGDSIAQQYWKKREKTRLTMQGEWINTGDKFYKDEDGFYFYAGRSDDMLKVGGIWVSPIEVENCIRQHPAVLEVAVVGKEDENGLIKPKAYVVLREGYAASEAMEEEIKKWVLERLAKYKYPRWVEFVKELPKSSTGKIQRFKLR; this is encoded by the coding sequence ATGATTCACGGGGAAGAAAGGGAATTTTTCAATGCGGCGGACTATTTTATAGACAGAAATATAAGACAGGGAAGGGGTCACAAAATAGCAATTTACACGGAAAACAGAAATTATACGTACAATGACGTTCAAAAAATGGTCAACAAAACTGGAAATGCTTTTAGGGAGCTTGGTGTAAGAATAGATGACAGAATTGCCATGCTCATTCTCGATTCACCCGTTTTCTACGCTGTCTTTTTCGGAGCCATAAAAATAGGTGCAGTCCCTATCCCTCTTAACACTATGTTGACACCAGACGACTACGAATATTACTTAAACGACAGTAGATCAAAGGTCCTTGTAGTTTCGGAAGAACTCTATCCATTGATAAAGCAGATAAAAGGGGATCTTCCCTACCTTAGAGATTTGATAATAGTTTCGGAGACAGAGGGAGCCCACGTGCCTTTCAAGCAGAAGTACAAACACGCTCCTTCTGAACTGAAACCAGAATTCACAACGAAAGACGATGTGGGATTCTGGCTTTATAGCTCAGGCTCTACGGGCTCCCCGAAAGGAGCCATCCATTCCCAGTACGATATGGTTGTTACCTCCAAATGCTATGCGCAGGGGGTTTTGCAACTTACCGAAAACGACATCTGCCTTTCCGCCTCGAGGCTATTTTTTGCTTATGGACTTGGAGGTGGAATGTATTTTCCCCTCTCTGTTGGGGCTTCCGCTGTGCTCAGCCCAAAAAGACCGACACCCGAACATATCTTCTCGCTCCTTCGAAGGTTTAGGCCAACAGTATTTTTTGGAATTCCGACCCTTTACGCCCAAATGCTGGATTATAAAGAAAAGGAAGACAGAATCCTCGGTAGGAAACCCGATCCAAACTCCGATCATGAGTTCTCTTCATGCCGAATATGCGTATCATCAGGAGAGGCTCTACCGCCCGATATCTTTTTTAGGTGGAAAGAGAGATTCGGATTAGAAATACTAGATGGGATAGGTTCCACAGAGGTTCTCCATATATTCTGTTCCAATAGGCCAGGCGAGATAAAACCTGGTTCTGCTGGAAAACCAGTGCCTGGATACGAACTCAAAATAGTAGATGAGGAGGGAAGAGAGGTACCGCCAGGAGAGATAGGTACGCTTCTAGTAAAAGGGGATAGCATTGCTCAGCAGTACTGGAAGAAAAGGGAAAAAACGAGACTAACCATGCAAGGCGAGTGGATAAATACGGGGGACAAATTTTATAAGGATGAAGATGGATTCTATTTTTATGCCGGAAGATCGGACGACATGCTCAAGGTTGGAGGTATATGGGTCTCTCCCATTGAGGTGGAAAACTGCATAAGACAGCACCCTGCTGTCTTGGAAGTAGCGGTAGTCGGAAAAGAGGATGAAAATGGTCTTATAAAGCCAAAGGCCTATGTCGTGCTGAGGGAAGGTTACGCGGCTTCCGAGGCCATGGAAGAGGAAATAAAAAAATGGGTCCTTGAAAGATTGGCTAAGTACAAATATCCCAGGTGGGTCGAGTTTGTAAAAGAACTACCGAAGAGCTCCACAGGAAAGATTCAGAGATTTAAACTCAGATGA
- a CDS encoding MFS transporter has protein sequence MSRNFALLFISNIFNSFAFYLLVPTLPLYFLSDLKLSFQEIGYAISSFSISVILFRPFAGYLVDRFRRTTLLRLTLVAIALTYLLYPRIHTFLGIVAIRIFHGMLFGISSSVLSAVAADLGGDRIGQAIALYSLTIPLGMMGGSFLGLTILKSSGAEIMFLFTFLVSLIPLTLSFFLSSPSEDSKKGRFFSLAHLISLDALPFSVSMIFPMMVYGSINTFAAIHAEQVGFGSCEIFFFLFCLSLILSRLFMGKLFDSGMIKTLVLGGLFLILLGTLTLSFSHGIFSFSISGILSGAGFGILMPTCQAAINAISRPNERGSANSTYFLSYDLGIGLSSFIVGHLLDTATVAEVYRIFSFIIPFAAIPFFLFALPRFHMKKGIAKLQTI, from the coding sequence ATGTCTAGAAACTTTGCATTGCTTTTCATTTCAAACATTTTTAACTCCTTCGCCTTCTATTTGCTCGTCCCGACCCTTCCCTTGTACTTCCTTTCGGACTTAAAGCTGAGTTTCCAAGAGATAGGATATGCGATATCCTCCTTTTCCATCTCTGTCATACTTTTTAGACCGTTTGCCGGTTACCTTGTGGACAGGTTTAGAAGGACAACTCTTTTAAGATTGACTCTTGTGGCTATAGCCCTCACGTACCTTCTCTATCCCAGAATCCACACATTTTTAGGTATTGTGGCAATTAGAATCTTTCACGGGATGCTATTCGGTATAAGTTCATCCGTTCTTTCCGCGGTTGCGGCAGACCTAGGAGGGGATAGAATCGGTCAGGCTATAGCTCTCTACTCTTTAACGATCCCTTTAGGAATGATGGGCGGGTCCTTTCTTGGGCTTACGATTTTGAAGAGCTCTGGTGCGGAAATTATGTTTCTCTTTACGTTTCTTGTCTCTCTCATACCGCTTACGCTCTCTTTCTTTTTGAGCAGTCCCAGTGAAGATTCAAAGAAAGGAAGGTTTTTTAGCCTAGCTCACCTTATCTCTTTGGATGCACTACCTTTCTCAGTTTCCATGATCTTTCCCATGATGGTATACGGCTCAATTAATACCTTTGCGGCCATCCATGCAGAACAGGTCGGTTTTGGTTCTTGTGAGATCTTTTTCTTTCTTTTTTGTCTCTCCCTTATACTTTCTCGGCTATTTATGGGAAAACTCTTTGACAGTGGGATGATAAAAACGTTGGTTTTAGGAGGGCTTTTTCTGATCCTTCTTGGGACCCTCACTCTTAGCTTTTCTCATGGTATCTTTTCCTTTTCCATATCAGGGATCCTTTCTGGAGCTGGCTTCGGAATCCTTATGCCAACTTGTCAGGCTGCCATAAATGCCATCTCAAGGCCAAACGAACGTGGATCGGCAAACTCGACGTATTTTTTATCTTACGATTTGGGAATCGGGCTTAGTTCTTTTATTGTCGGGCACCTTCTCGATACGGCAACAGTGGCGGAAGTGTACAGAATATTTTCTTTTATTATCCCTTTTGCGGCAATCCCTTTCTTCCTCTTTGCCCTCCCGAGATTCCATATGAAGAAAGGGATTGCCAAACTCCAAACGATTTAG
- a CDS encoding 30S ribosomal protein THX, with product MGKGDRKTRRGKIWRHTFGKYRPKKKKKKES from the coding sequence ATGGGAAAGGGAGACAGAAAGACGAGAAGAGGAAAGATCTGGAGGCACACTTTCGGCAAATACCGTCCTAAGAAGAAGAAAAAGAAGGAATCGTAG
- a CDS encoding amidohydrolase family protein yields the protein MDQFMDMDRRRVLESYLKKGHADLVLTNGNLINVYTKEILNGYSVAIKDRWIIRVDKDVSSVIGPETLCLDVEGKYIVPGFIDGHAHILSYCHPQEILYEVAKRGVTTVVTELLDLSFKVDLEGMEEYLEATKGAPCKVFATIPVFITLSEASKKRTPEFEKILNLLKREDVLGLGESFWQEVLRGHELFFRLAPYALRMRKTIEGHSAGCKGEKLQIYAFTGVSSCHEPISYEEVVERLRLGLYVMVREGSVRSDIGCLAELKRSGLDTRRIILVSDFMSPEEILSKGYMEYVVSRAIDNGIDPVSAIQMVTLNPASHFGLDNVLGGIAPGKYADLVVSPSLTKIEPQTVISGGRIVVENGNSIGLKERKPLRLQGFKRPFIKTQDLIIRAPKRERVKVRLVEQVTDLITRESIKEIVPKDGELTPNPEEDILRLSYVTTEGCYNYLIKSFGLKTGALATSSLWEAYGVLAVGVRIDDLCIAINRIIELGGGIVIVDEGRIVEELPLPIGSLISDLPFEEVAKRISFINGEAKKRGVRWNKPIMTLETLTTPAIPFLRVSDRGLVDLRQKEALSFIVD from the coding sequence ATGGACCAGTTCATGGATATGGATAGGAGACGGGTCTTGGAGTCCTACTTGAAAAAAGGACATGCCGATCTTGTGTTAACAAATGGGAATCTCATCAATGTTTACACTAAGGAGATATTGAATGGATATTCGGTTGCTATAAAAGATAGGTGGATAATCCGGGTTGACAAAGACGTATCTTCAGTTATTGGACCGGAAACCTTGTGTCTCGATGTAGAGGGAAAATACATCGTACCCGGATTTATAGATGGACATGCCCATATACTGAGCTACTGCCACCCTCAAGAGATCTTATACGAAGTTGCAAAAAGGGGTGTAACTACAGTTGTTACTGAGCTTCTAGATCTTTCATTTAAAGTGGATTTAGAAGGGATGGAAGAATATTTGGAGGCCACAAAAGGTGCGCCTTGTAAGGTCTTTGCTACAATCCCGGTCTTTATAACGTTAAGTGAGGCTTCGAAAAAAAGGACACCAGAGTTTGAGAAGATCCTCAATCTTTTAAAAAGGGAAGATGTCTTAGGGTTAGGAGAGAGTTTCTGGCAAGAAGTTCTAAGAGGACATGAACTCTTCTTTAGGCTTGCTCCATATGCCTTAAGGATGAGAAAAACTATAGAAGGCCATTCTGCAGGGTGCAAGGGAGAAAAATTGCAAATTTACGCTTTTACAGGTGTTAGTTCATGCCACGAACCAATAAGTTATGAAGAAGTTGTTGAAAGGTTGAGACTCGGCCTTTATGTGATGGTGAGGGAAGGAAGTGTAAGGAGCGATATAGGATGCCTTGCCGAACTTAAAAGATCTGGACTAGACACAAGAAGGATAATACTGGTTAGTGATTTTATGTCTCCGGAAGAGATACTGAGTAAGGGATACATGGAATACGTAGTAAGTAGGGCAATAGATAATGGGATAGACCCAGTCTCTGCTATCCAAATGGTAACACTTAATCCCGCTTCCCATTTCGGACTGGACAACGTGCTTGGAGGAATAGCGCCTGGTAAATACGCAGATTTAGTAGTGAGCCCCAGCCTTACGAAAATAGAGCCACAAACAGTGATATCGGGCGGTAGGATCGTTGTCGAAAATGGTAATTCAATTGGTCTTAAAGAGAGAAAGCCTCTTAGGCTTCAGGGATTTAAACGACCGTTTATAAAAACCCAAGATCTCATAATTAGGGCACCGAAAAGGGAAAGGGTAAAGGTAAGATTGGTAGAACAGGTTACAGATCTTATAACCAGAGAGTCAATAAAAGAGATTGTGCCAAAAGACGGGGAACTTACGCCAAACCCGGAAGAGGACATACTTAGGCTTTCTTATGTAACGACAGAAGGTTGCTATAACTACCTAATTAAAAGTTTCGGACTGAAGACCGGCGCACTGGCGACAAGCAGTCTTTGGGAAGCGTACGGGGTTTTGGCCGTGGGGGTAAGGATCGATGATCTGTGTATTGCTATAAATAGAATCATAGAACTTGGGGGAGGCATTGTGATAGTTGATGAGGGCCGTATTGTTGAGGAACTTCCTTTACCTATAGGCTCTCTCATATCTGACCTTCCTTTTGAGGAGGTTGCAAAAAGGATCTCCTTTATAAACGGAGAGGCAAAAAAAAGGGGAGTAAGATGGAACAAACCTATTATGACACTTGAAACGCTCACAACCCCGGCAATCCCATTTTTGAGGGTATCAGACAGGGGGCTTGTGGATTTAAGACAAAAAGAGGCTTTAAGCTTTATTGTGGATTGA